One Phaseolus vulgaris cultivar G19833 chromosome 2, P. vulgaris v2.0, whole genome shotgun sequence DNA window includes the following coding sequences:
- the LOC137811419 gene encoding uncharacterized protein isoform X2: MASDFANLISKYSLKGFVVGLPFDKHRVSCDAGLVKVLINNLSRTKMLEGVEYTYWNECFTSKNVELLLKPLNLNHPVLSKTILDKFAAVGILQGYLDFVNRKMKLTVRNS; encoded by the exons ATGGCTTCTGATTTTGCGAATCTG ATATCTAAATATTCCCTGAAGGGCTTTGTTGTTGGCCTCCCTTTTGACAAACATCGGGTGTCTTGTGAT GCTGGGCTAGTGAAGGTCTTAATTAATAACCTCAGTAGAACAAAAATGCTTGAAGGAGTAGAGTATACATATTGGAATGAGTGCTTCACGTCAAAG AATGTGGAATTGCTGTTAAAGCCTTTGAACTTGAATCATCCAGTACTCTCCAAGACTATTCTAGACAAGTTTGCAGCGGTAGGAATACTTCAA GGGTACCTGGATTTTGTCAACAGGAAAATGAAGCTGACAGTGAGGAACTCTTAA
- the LOC137811419 gene encoding uncharacterized protein isoform X1 — MRHVKPLQLFQDLTNSTHTQRGRLLGLDVGEKYVGLALSDFDNKIASPFSVLVRKKSNISLMASDFANLISKYSLKGFVVGLPFDKHRVSCDAGLVKVLINNLSRTKMLEGVEYTYWNECFTSKNVELLLKPLNLNHPVLSKTILDKFAAVGILQGYLDFVNRKMKLTVRNS; from the exons ATGAGGCATGTGAAGCCCTTGCAGTTGTTTCAGGATTTGACGAATTCAACCCACACGCAACGCGGAAGGTTGCTTGGTTTGGATGTCGGAGAGAAATATGTTGGCCTTGCTCTTTCTGACTTTGACAACAAAATTGCTTCACCTTTCAG CGTTCTCGTCAGGAAGAAGTCAAATATCAGTTTAATGGCTTCTGATTTTGCGAATCTG ATATCTAAATATTCCCTGAAGGGCTTTGTTGTTGGCCTCCCTTTTGACAAACATCGGGTGTCTTGTGAT GCTGGGCTAGTGAAGGTCTTAATTAATAACCTCAGTAGAACAAAAATGCTTGAAGGAGTAGAGTATACATATTGGAATGAGTGCTTCACGTCAAAG AATGTGGAATTGCTGTTAAAGCCTTTGAACTTGAATCATCCAGTACTCTCCAAGACTATTCTAGACAAGTTTGCAGCGGTAGGAATACTTCAA GGGTACCTGGATTTTGTCAACAGGAAAATGAAGCTGACAGTGAGGAACTCTTAA